Below is a genomic region from Brassica oleracea var. oleracea cultivar TO1000 chromosome C9, BOL, whole genome shotgun sequence.
ATTTCCATTGATCTCATTAATATGTTCGCTCTCTCTATACAGATTCGCGATTAGACCACTGATCTCTACACTGGGATTCGTATTCGCAGATCCGTTGTGTTTCGGAGAGAAGGAATCGAATGAGAATTTAAACGGAGGAACCGGCGCACCTGATTCATCTTCCTCCTCCACCTCTCCGAACACAGAGAGTGGCACCGGACCACGAGGAGTAACCCACTGCGTCTGGCTATTCTTCTCAGATTCGATCCGCGTTGGCGTTCGATCTGCGGAGAAACCGTTTGGATTAGGGGAAGAGTCGACGAACTCTCCCCAATCGTCATCTTCTCCGGCGACGGGGGGAGAAGGGGAGAAGAAGAAATCGAGGCCGTTCATTCGATCGGGTGGATTTGATGCGAGCATGAAGGTTCTACTCCCGTTTTGGTCCTCGGAGCGAGCTCGCTAGTGGGTGGGTGGGTGCGCAGGATAGCTCACCCCGCGCACTTGAATCTTTCTAGGAATTTCGAATTGATTGCAATTCTTCTTCTCCTCTTAAAATATCTCTCTCCATTGTTACACATCATTAATAATTTTAGGCCATTTTCCAAAATAATTCCAGAACAAATTTGTATGATATATAAAACCTGTTGTGAAAAAATAGTATCTGCTCAATATAACAATTGTTAGACTCTAATCTAGCATCTGAGGTCAAAACAAATTTGAATGATAAATAAACATGTAGTAAAAATATAGTATATATACTCTCAAACAAAATAAAGTAAACATTGGTGAACCCAGATCTAGCATCGAGATCAATAGGCATAGGAGGAACACACAGATGAGCAGGAGATATTGAGGCCGAGACTCAAGCTCACTAAGTCTGTCTCCGGTGAAGCCATACATGTAAAAAGTTAACTTTTATCGATCGGAAACCATAATATAACTTCACCATCTTCGAGTCCTAGGTTAACTTTGATCTTCTTTATAAACGACAACCAATTATCCTCGTCTTCAGTCTGATTTGGCAAATCACATTATCTGCATCACGACCCAAAGCAATCAACAATTAAATTTTCATTTTTGGCTTTAAGAAACACTTATCTACTCCAAGAAAAGGGTCTACACGTATCTTTCAAGCTCTTCTATGGACGTCAAAACAAACATATAACCTGTTAAAAATATCAGTGATGTCGTTATTCTCCATGAATCAAACTCAACTGAAAAAGTCTCATTCAATGCCATCTCAGAGCAATAATCACAAAGACCTGCTCATTGTACTCCCACTCAGTTCACCTAATCCTTTTATACCTACCATAGGCTTTAGGCTTTGAAACTTCTCAACGTAATAAAAGGTTTTGATTCTAAAATAAATAGGAAGTTGGAAAGGTTTTGGTCGAAGACTCCAGCATATAGGTTTTGGTCAAATTCCTTACTAAAAATAAAAATTATTCAATATTAATGGAATATATATTTAATATTTAATAATTATAGTTATATTTATTTTTGTTTAATATTTTTTATTTTTTAATTTAAATATTTAATACATTAGTTAAAATAATAAGATTTAATAACCGAAGAATGAGAATTTAAATGTATATAACATATGAACTTTGGTTGTTCAACTTAGGGGAAAATAGATATACATAGTTATCAAACGATCTAAATATATGTTTTTACAAACCTGTTTACTTAAATAATATACCAATTGAAATAAATATAAATTTTTGAAGGACAGAAAAAAANNNNNNNNNNNNNNNNNNNNNNNNNNNNNNNNNNNNNNNNNNNNNNNNNNNNNNNNNNNNNNNNNNNNNNNNNNNNNNNNNNNNNNNNNNNNNNNNNNNNNNNNNNNNNNNNNNNNNNNNNNNNNNNNNNNNNNNNNNNNNNNNNNNNNNNNNNNNNNNNNNNNNNNNNNNNNNNNNNNNNNNNNNNNNNNNNNNNNNNNNNNNNNNNNNNNNNNNNNNNNNNNNNNNNNNNNNNNNNNNNNNNNNNNNNNNNNNNNNNNNNNNNNNNNNNNNNNNNNNNNNNNNNNNNNNNNNNNNNNNNNNNNNNNNNNNNNNNNNNNNNNNNNNNNNNNNNNNNNNNNNNNNNNNNNNNNNNNNNNNNNNNNNNNNNNNNNNNNNNNNNNNNNNNNNNNNNNNNNNNNNNNNNNNNNNNNNNNNNNNNNNNNNNNNNNNNNNNNNNNNNNNNNNNNNNNNNNNNNNNNNNNNNNNNNNNNNNNNNNNNNNNNNNNNNNNNNNNNNNNNNNNNNNNNNNNNNNNNNNNNNNNNNNNNNNNNNNNNNNNNNNNNNNNNNNNNNNNNNNNNNNNNNNNNNNNNNNNNNNNNNNNNNNNNNNNNNNNNNNNNNNNNNNNNNNNNNNNNNNNNNNNNNNNNNNNNNNNNNNNNNNNNNNNNNNNNNNNNNNNNNNNNNNNNNNNNNNNNNNNNNNNNNNNNNNNNNNNNNNNNNNNNNNNNNNNNNNNNNNNNNNNNNNNNNNNNNNNNNNNNNNNNNNNNNNNNNNNNNNNNNNNNNNNNNNNNNNNNNNNNNNNNNNNNNNNNNNNNNNNNNNNNNNNNNNNNNNNNNNNNNNNNNNNNNNNNNNNNNNNNNNNNNNNNNNNNNNNNNNNNNNNNNNNNNNNNNNNNNNNNNNNNNNNNNNNNNNNNNNNNNNNNNNNNNNNNNNNNNNNNNNNNNNNNNNNNNNNNNNNNNNNNNNNNNNNNNNNNNNNNNNNNNNNNNNNNNNNNNNNNNNNNNNNNNNNNNNNNNNNNNNNNNNNNNNNNNNNNNNNNNNNNNNNNNNNNNNNNNNNNNNNNNNNNNNNNNNNNNNNNNNNNNNNNNNNNNNNNNNNNNNNNNNNNNNNNNNNNNNNNNNNNNNNNNNNNNNNNNNNNNNNNNNNNNNNNNNNNNNNNNNNNNNNNNNNNNNNNNNNNNNNNNNNNNNNNNNNNNNNNNNNNNNNNNNNNNNNNNNNNNNNNNNNNNNNNNNNNNNNNNNNNNNNNNNNNNNNNNNNNNNNNNNNNNNNNNNNNNNNNNNNNNNNNNNNNNNNNNNNNNNNNNNNNNNNNNNNNNNNNNNNNNNNNNNNNNNNNNNNNNNNNNNNNNNNNNNNNNNNNNNNNNNNNNNNNNNNNNNNNNNNNNNNNNNNNNNNNNNNNNNNNNNNNNNNNNNNNNNNNNNNNNNNNNNNNNNNNNNNNNNNNNNNNNNNNNNNNNNNNNNNNNNNNNNNNNNNNNNNNNNNNNNNNNNNNNNNNNNNNNNNNNNNNNNNNNNNNNNNNNNNNNNNNNNNNNNNNNNNNNNNNNNNNNNNNNNNNNNNNNNNNNNNNNNNNNNNNNNNNNNNNNNNNNNNNNNNNNNNNNNNNNNNNNNNNNNNNNNNNNNNNNNNNNNNNNNNNNNNNNNNNNNNNNNNNNNNNNNNNNNNNNNNNNNNNNNNNNNNNNNNNNNNNNNNNNNNNNNNNNNNNNNNNNNNNNNNNNNNNNNNNNNNNNNNNNNNNNNNNNNNNNNNNNNNNNNNNNNNNNNNNNNNNNNNNNNNNNNNNNNNNNNNNNNNNNNNNNNNNNNNNNNNNNNNNNNNNNNNNNNNNNNNNNNNNNNNNNNNNNNNNNNNNNNNNNNNNNNNNNNNNNNNNNNNNNNNNNNNNNNNNNNNNNNNNNNNNNNNNNNNNNNNNNNNNNNNNNNNNNNNNNNNNNNNNNNNNNNNNNNNNNNNNNNNNNNNNNNNNNNNNNNNNNNNNNNNNNNNNNNNNNNNNNNNNNNNNNNNNNNNNNNNNNNNNNNNNNNNNNNNNNNNNNNNNNNNNNNNNNNNNNNNNNNNNNNNNNNNNNNNNNNNNNNNNNNNNNNNNNNNNNNNNNNNNNNNNNNNNNNNNNNNNNNNNNNNNNNNNNNNNNNNNNNNNNNNNNNNNNNNNNNNNNNNNNNNNNNNNNNNNNNNNNNNNNNNNNNNNNNNNNNNNNNNNNNNNNNNNNNNNNNNNNNNNNNNNNNNNNNNNNNNNNNNNNNNNNNNNNNNNNNNNNNNNNNNNNNNNNNNNNNNNNNNNNNNNNNNNNNNNNNNNNNNNNNNNNNNNNNNNNNNNNNNNNNNNNNNNNNNNNNNNNNNNNNNNNNNNNNNNNNNNNNNNNNNNNNNNNNNNNNNNNNNNNNNNNNNNNNNNNNNNNNNNNNNNNNNNNNNNNNNNNNNNNNNNNNNNNNNNNNNNNNNNNNNNNNNNNNNNNNNNNNNNNNNNNNNNNNNNNNNNNNNNNNNNNNNNNNNNNNNNNNNNNNNNNNNNNNNNNNNNNNNNNNNNNNNNNNNNNNNNNNNNNNNNNNNNNNNNNNNNNNNNNNNNNNNNNNNNNNNNNNNNNNNNNNNNNNNNNNNNNNNNNNNNNNNNNNNNNNNNNNNNNNNNNNNNNNNNNNNNNNNNNNNNNNNNNNNNNNNNNNNNNNNNNNNNNNNNNNNNNNNNNNNNNNNNNNNNNNNNNNNNNNNNNNNNNNNNNNNNNNNNNNNNNNNNNNNNNNNNNNNNNNNNNNNNNNNNNNNNNNNNNNNNNNNNNNNNNNNNNNNNNNNNNNNNNNNNNNNNNNNNNNNNNNNNNNNNNNNNNNNNNNNNNNNNNNNNNNNNNNNNNNNNNNNNNNNNNNNNNNNNNNNNNNNNNNNNNNNNNNNNNNNNNNNNNNNNNNNNNNNNNNNNNNNNNNNNNNNNNNNNNNNNNNNNNNNNNNNNNNNNNNNNNNNNNNNNNNNNNNNNNNNNNNNNNNNNNNNNNNNNNNNNNNNNNNNNNNNNNNNNNNNNNNNNNNNNNNNNNNNNNNNNNNNNNNNNNNNNNNNNNNNNNNNNNNNNNNNNNNNNNNNNNNNNNNNNNNNNNNNNNNNNNNNNNNNNNNNNNNNNNNNNNNNNNNNNNNNNNNNNNNNNNNNNNNNNNNNNNNNNNNNNNNNNNNNNNNNNNNNNNNNNNNNNNNNNNNNNNNNNNNNNNNNNNNNNNNNNNNNNNNNNNNNNNNNNNNNNNNNNNNNNNNNNNNNNNNNNNNNNNNNNNNNNNNNNNNNNNNNNNNNNNNNNNNNNNNNNNNNNNNNNNNNNNNNNNNNNNNNNNNNNNNNNNNNNNNNNNNNNNNNNNNNNNNNNNNNNNNNNNNNNNNNNNNNNNNNNNNNNNNNNNNNNNNNNNNNNNNNNNNNNNNNNNNNNNNNNNNNNNNNNNNNNNNNNNNNNNNNNNNNNNNNNNNNNNNNNNNNNNNNNNNNNNNNNNNNNNNNNNNNNNNNNNNNNNNNNNNNNNNNNNNNNNNNNNNNNNNNNNNNNNNNNNNNNNNNNNNNNNNNNNNNNNNNNNNNNNNNNNNNNNNNNNNNNNNNNNNNNNNNNNNNNNNNNNNNNNNNNNNNNNNNNNNNNNNNNNNNNNNNNNNNNNNNNNNNNNNNNNNNNNNNNNNNNNNNNNNNNNNNNNNNNNNNNNNNNNNNNNNNNNNNNNNNNNNNNNNNNNNNNNNNNNNNNNNNNNNNNNNNNNNNNNNNNNNNNNNNNNNNNNNNNNNNNNNNNNNNNNNNNNNNNNNNNNNNNNNNNNNNNNNNNNNNNNNNNNNNNNNNNNNNNNNNNNNNNNNNNNNNNNNNNNNNNNNNNNNNNNNNNNNNNNNNNNNNNNNNNNNNNNNNNNNNNNNNNNNNNNNNNNNNNNNNNNNNNNNNNNNNNNNNNNNNNNNNNNNNNNNNNNNNNNNNNNNNNNNNNNNNNNNNNNNNNNNNNNNNNNNNNNNNNNNNNNNNNNNNNNNNNNNNNNNNNNNNNNNNNNNNNNNNNNNNNNNNNNNNNNNNNNNNNNNNNNNNNNNNNNNNNNNNNNNNNNNNNNNNNNNNNNNNNNNNNNNNNNNNNNNNNNNNNNNNNNNNNNNNNNNNNNNNNNNNNNNNNTTTTTTCATAGCAACTTGTTTCTCTTTTTTTTCTGAAAAATTGTAAGGAAACCAGCCCATCCTCATCTTGTAATGGTCTCTTCCTTTGCTCTCGTATAGACGCGATTGCGACCTTGTTAGAAGGCTCAATGGTTGAGTCTATGCCAACAACCGTTGGGACATGGATGAGATGTTCGTGTTCCTTGTCGACAAAGTGTTGTGATCAGCACTGTCGTAAGGGTGATGCTGGATCTGCTATGCAAAAAAAAAAAAAAAAAAACTAACCACACTGCAGGATATAAATATTCAATAGACATCTCATTGTCTTGCCATCGACATGAACAAGCCCTAATCAGACAAAACAACATTAACACGAATGTATAACCTAACCAGACAGGTTTCATCAGAAATTAGCTACTTGTACGAGATAAAAACGATTAACGAATGAAGAATGAAGAATTAATTTGAACCAGGTAAAAGGCGTCTCCTTTGCATACATCTACGATCGATGCAGTCTATTCACGGACATCTAAACAACGTACCTGAGTTTTCAACATACCTAAGGAGAAAGGGCGAGAGGAAAAATTATGTGCAGCGGAATCGGAGATGGATAAGAATTCGAAAGTAGAATAAGAGAAAACTTGAAACAATTCTGAAAACCTACTTAATCCCTTCAATGTATAAAATTCTGAAAATATAGGACTCTTAATTGAAGATGATGAGTGTGAAAGGATGCAACTCTTAAAAAGAAGATAATTTGCAATTTGTTTAGAGACGCCTTTGAGGAGATACAATGAAGGCGTCTATTGCTAATGTGAATCATGGCATCATACCATTCAGCCTAAACAAATCGTATCCCTTAAAATATATTCTAGGAACCATCCTCATCGTTAGATGTTGATTTTTTTTCCTATAAAAAAAAATGACTTAAGCGGTTAAAGAAAAACTGGTTTGTTATTATATATAGATTATTATTTCTGATTTAAAAAAGAAAAAAAAATTAAAATCAAACCAATCGTGGCCGCTACGTGTCAGTGGGTCCCGCGAACAGTTTAACAAACGTCTCCTGTTTCGCAATTTCTGGAGACGTTTTCTCTGGTTTCAGTTGAGCCCACACCCACTTTTTCCTAAAAACTCATCCTAAAAACGTGGGATAAAAGTGCTCTTAGGCTTCTCGGTGATCAAAATTCTTCGGATACTGGCATGTGTTTGACCCGATTCAAGGTCATCCCAAATTCCAAATGGTCCAGGAAAAATGGATCCACATGTAACTAGAATGCATTTTTGGAATAGAAATTTCTTGAATATTTAAATCTTTCTCATTCTACAAAATATTCACTAGTTGTAATTAAAAAAAAGAATAAGTATTTCATCTCATTCCATATTATTCCTTGTCATTCCAAAAAAATAACAACATTTTTCTAAAAAATCATTTTACCTAAAAAATAGTTTTGGAACAAATGGAATATTAATTCCATTTCATTGGATTCCACTAATTATCATTCTTTTTAATTCCACTTATTCATTTTATTAACATCTAGTTACAGGCGAAGTTTCACTTGGACCAAATTTGAAACTCAATCAATTTGCCTCATTATGTTGGTCGAAACATCCAGCCGTTAGGTTTTTGTCTCTTCATATGTCCAATTGGTGCTAGCAAGTCCTCCTCCTTTCTGGTTCCTACGTCCATGATCATGTCAACCACGAAAGATAGCCTCTGAGAGGAAACCCGGGCTAGTAGCATGAATAGTACTTGAAAGAATGACTTCTGAATTTGAAGACTGTCTTAAGAAATATTTTAGAATTCCACCACCAGCAACAAAGGTGGCTTCAAATCCGTTTAACCTTTCACCCATTTAAGGGAGAAAAATGTGGTAGATGCACTTCTATGATAAAATGATCGACTCTAGCCTTTTAATCGTAGACTGGCTTAGTTTACTGACCTATTTTTTTCTCAAATGAACATTCTCAAGAACTTTTTATTATGATAATGGTTAGACCATGAAAAATTTCTGACTGTGTTTTTAAAGTATTTAAATGTTGAAAACAATTGCAGCTCAAAGTTTAAGCAAAACATATATGAAATTAACATGTGAAACTAGTTTAATTAGTGTGTATATCATATATCCAAAGTTAAGCAAAATTTAACTAAAATCTATATTATAATGATTGAGTTTTTACTCTCTCCTTAGCGCGTCACGTTAGGGTTTTGTGGACTCCACCTAAGCATATCCACCTCAGCATGTAGGTCCCATTTTTAAAAAGTGTGAAAAAGTTTCAGGCTCATGGCTCGAACTGGGTTATTGAGATATAAACACCAACATTTATACCATTAAAGTAAAAGATTCTTTGTACGACCGAAACTAATATATATTTATAAAGGTCGAAAACTCTTGTTTCTTTGGCTTTCTCTGTGGGCCGGGTTGACAAGTGTATTATGAGTTTCATTTTTAAATTCATCGCGTAATATGAAAAAGAAACAATTATATTTTTCTCATATTGTAAACTGTCTTCATTTAACATGAGTTAGAGTTCTTTTCATCATTGTCTCAGACAAGTCTGAGTTACAGAGTTGCACCGTGTGTCTGCTTGTAATCTATTTTTTCACCGGTGAACTCTTCATCTCCCCCATCTTAAATCGCTTGATCATAAATGTTCCTGATTTATAGCCTTTCTGTAAACCCTATATATATATGATTCTCATCTTTGATGAACCCAATCTGCATCTCCACAAAACTCATTGATTCCTCTTAGCTTTAACCATCTTCTAGAAAATGTCTCCCTCTGTCTTTCCAGTTCCTCAAACCGGCGTCCCCGACGTCCGTCACTCAACCTTCGAGTCTCTCCGTCTTGGTCGTAGTGGTCAAATAACCTCCTCGCTTCTGGGATTCCCTGAACTTCAAGAAAGACAGTGAGTTTATGGGAATCACAGTTCTCTTCCTTGATGACAAGGTAAGTTCATCTTTGATTTATCACACTTATTTAATATAATTGTTTTTAATTGATTTTTTGATTCTTTGTTGAATAATATTATTTGCAGATTCCGTGATTCATGGGATTATTCCTACCGGACGTGCTAATCATTACATGTCATCTTTGAAAGCCGGTTTCATTGTGAAAGTCGATCGTTTTGAGGTTGTTAGGTGCTCAAGCATGTGCAAGATAACTGATCATATATTTCTCATTCGTTTTATCTCACCAACTATTATTGATGAAGTCATCACGGGTGCTCCTGAGATCAATCTTCAGTCATAATTAGACTGTTCGACAATTTCCAAGTGATTACGAACACAAACCTAGAAATGCCAGGTATATTATCATATTACATTTGAGTTTATATTATGTTTCAATATCATAACTGATATTTAAACTCGCATATGTGGTTGAACAAATCTGTTATATCTAGGGCTCTGACCTTACCAAATAAACAACTCGAGTCGTTATCCGTCTCCCTCATTGATCCGTAAGAAACAATCAACACACAACTCCCTTTATATTATTATATATATTGTGCCAACATCAATAATCAAAAATATTTCCTACCCAAAATATGTGGTCGTCTATTTATCTCCATTACTTATCAAACTAATTTTACACAAACCTTTATTCGACAGCTTAAAAGAAACCACAACAACCCAAACAATCAAAACACCGAAAACTAGAATTCCAAAAAAAGACGAATCATTAATGATCACCTCTTTTTTTTTGTCTAATCTTAGAAATAAACTTCAAAACAAATATATCAAACCAATCACCTCAACTAAAACACAACGACACATTCATCGAGTCAGCTAAACAAATACAAACTACACGATCAGCTATTTAACAATTTACAAACTTTCTTTCGCAACGAAGAAGACGAAGACGACAACCAAGATCAGTGAAATTACGTAAACAAAAAAGCATAGTAAGTTACGAACTATGATAAATATAACTAACAATGATTTTTGTTTGCATATTACCCATCAAATAAAAGATAAACAAACGCAGCCACACCAGAATATACAAGAGACAATCCCGACAGACACAAAGGCGGCAATAACATCTCCACCTGCTCACTCCTCTTGTCTTATAGAAATAGCTTACATGCCTAATGTCAACAGGCCAATGTTAAAATCTTCTTATGAGAAATAAATAAATTCGTTTAAAACCCATTAAGGCTCAAATACTCAGAACTGTCACTCATTTTATAGTTATTTCTACAAGTCTTCATGTATTTGTTTTAAAGGTTCAGTAAGAGCAACAAGTTTAAAAATAAAATAAAAACATATAACAAAAATAATAAGGATAATAAAAATTATTACTTAATACACACAACTTACACAACTAAACTCGAGAAAAAATATCCAGAAACAAAAGGTACTCTCCACAACTTTAATATAATTTATGTACTCTCAACAGTACAAGAAACAAATTAAAAAGACAAACAAACAATAAGTCTCAGTGATACAACAAACAGAACTATATCAATCACATTACTAACACAGTTTAGTCTTTCATAAGTAGAGAACAATGCATACACAGTTCATCATCATAACTCTAACCCTATAACAATAAAAAAAACTTGAAAAACAACTTAAAACGCAAAATTCACAACTACAATAAACATAGCAAATATTGAGATGAAACAAGAACTCTGTCCACAACTCCGCGCTTGCGCGAGGGCAATACCCCTAGTGTCATTACGGACAAAATTTTGCCAACTATAACCGATCTAATCTTAGTCCATTCAAAAATAAATATGAAATTTTTAGATTTGAAATTAAATTTGGTTAATCAATTATATTTAAAAATCAAGATATTTAGATCTGATGTAGGTACATTATATATAGGTTTTTAACAAATAAAAATACTTATATAATAACATAAAATGTACCTTAAATAAGATCAATACTTCAAAATTGGAATATTATTTTGAAAATATATTGTTAAATATGTCCAAAAATAAATCCTAGTGCATACAAAACCCAGTGGCACTAGGCATGTGACTTATTATCCGAGATCCGGATTCGATCCGAGATCCGCTCCGGATTCGATCCGAGATCCGCTCCGGATCCGTTCCGAAAATAGGATATCCGGGGTGCCCGGATCCGAATCCGGATAGTAAAATCTTGGATCCGTGCAAACCGAATCCGGATCCAGATATCTTAATTTTTAGGTCCGGATATCCGGATCCGGATCCGTATTTTTAAAATGCATTAAATTTTTAAATTTTATTAATATTAATATTTGATATATTAATATTTATACATGAATTAATCTTATAATCTTATATTTTAGTTTTTACAATATTATAAACATATATAAATATATTTATAAATATTTAATTTATGTATTATAGTAAAAAATTAGTATTTTTTGTTAAAAAATTATTTTTAATTATTTTGACGGATCCGGATATCCGCGGATAATAGAATATCGAGACAGATATCCGAAACCCGGATATCCGGAAAACACAAATCCGGATCCGGATATTAAATCCACGGATCTGACGGATCCGGATCCGGATTCCCTAAATTTCCCGGATATCCGGATCCGTCCCAGAGCTAAGTGGCACAACCAAATTTAGTAATTAATATTAGTCTATTACAAATTTTTTAAAATATTATTCATTTCAAACAGATGCACAACATCTTAAGGTTCATAGCTAATTCAACATTTGACCAACAAAAAAAAACTATGATAAACACCACCGACATGACGCTTCGATTAATTTTTCAAACAAAATATCAAAAATAGTATTTATTTTCTGCAGAAGATTCCAATACCACTGCTCGATCCCCCAGTGCAATCAACAGTGTTTTGATTCAGCGACAACGGCTCGATCTTGTCGGAACTTCTAGAGCCACGGGAGTAAACACAAGCATTACAACCTGTTTCAAGAAGCGAAGAAGTTCTGTATTTATCTTCCCCACCGACGACCGGCATGGCCACCCCTGGTTTCGCGGGATTCTGGAAATCATCTCTGTATGTTCTTCCCAAAACGCCCTCCACGTTCGGGGACAACCTCAAGAACCGGAACTGAACTTCGAGATGGGCAAAACAGTCATTTTCAGGTCTCCCGTATTTATGTATCGTGTCATCTTCCTTTGTAACTGGAACAACGTTGACCCAAATCTCGGCAATGTCTGGTAAAGTGACCAACACGGAGTTCATGTCTGAAGTTCTCTCTATCTTAATATAGCTTCCCGGAGGAGTCCAGATAGACGAATCCCCTTTTGGTAATGAAATCTCTTTTCCCAGAAAGGAGAGACGGAGATGGTCCACTTGGTGATCCCACTTCGCAGCCTTTTGGGCCTCGAGTGTAAAGGTTTTGTTGTTGGGACCGAAGATCAGACCCAGAGATTGGATCCAGGTGAAGTCTCTTCTCCGGCCAGAGGGTCTAAGACCAATGAAGCGTGCGTTGACTTGGAGGTCAGTGTCAGAGACGAGTGCGAAATGCTCATTGCGTTTGCCGTGAAAGTAGAAGACGATGCCGTCGCCACCTATGAATCGTGGGTCTAAGCATGCTGATCCTCTGCCGTTGCAGTTAGGCTTTCTATCTGTTTCAAAGAGATTGGTTTATGAAAGAATGTTGTATCCGATCCCAACTAGTCCCAACCGAACCAAAATAATGGATGCTACAACCAATTCTTATCTTAATTTGATTGGCTAGTGATCTAGTTTGATTTACTAGTATGATTCAAAAAATT
It encodes:
- the LOC106316220 gene encoding uncharacterized protein LOC106316220; this translates as MKEDLKRINGLYVTLLLTLYVCAVIVQLEAASETKTCFQKKSPCFLKKQTCPNQCPSFSPPNGSSKACVVECFNPICKATCRNRKPNCNGRGSACLDPRFIGGDGIVFYFHGKRNEHFALVSDTDLQVNARFIGLRPSGRRRDFTWIQSLGLIFGPNNKTFTLEAQKAAKWDHQVDHLRLSFLGKEISLPKGDSSIWTPPGSYIKIERTSDMNSVLVTLPDIAEIWVNVVPVTKEDDTIHKYGRPENDCFAHLEVQFRFLRLSPNVEGVLGRTYRDDFQNPAKPGVAMPVVGGEDKYRTSSLLETGCNACVYSRGSRSSDKIEPLSLNQNTVDCTGGSSSGIGIFCRK